The Urbifossiella limnaea genome has a window encoding:
- a CDS encoding response regulator, whose protein sequence is MTATDFAARPLGGARVVVLDADSDGSASLAGMLRLSGFDADEAHTVRDAIRLVAATRPSAVLMDLSLDSDPLRLIRQLRGTPGGPVVVVVTGDTDPAQRSAATAAGAADFFLKPADPLTLVRRLHHLCQPS, encoded by the coding sequence ATGACCGCGACCGATTTCGCCGCGCGCCCGCTCGGCGGCGCGCGGGTCGTCGTCCTCGACGCGGATTCCGACGGGTCCGCCAGCCTCGCGGGGATGCTCCGGCTCAGCGGGTTCGACGCCGACGAGGCGCACACCGTCCGCGACGCGATTCGGCTCGTCGCCGCCACCCGCCCGTCCGCCGTGCTGATGGACCTGTCCCTCGACTCCGACCCGCTCCGCCTGATCCGCCAGTTGCGGGGCACGCCCGGCGGCCCTGTCGTCGTCGTCGTCACCGGCGACACGGACCCGGCGCAGCGCTCGGCCGCGACCGCCGCGGGGGCCGCCGACTTCTTCCTGAAGCCGGCCGACCCACTGACGCTCGTGCGCCGGCTGCACCACCTCTGCCAGCCGTCTTAA
- a CDS encoding VOC family protein, with protein MPKPAKNTICLWYDGGAEEAARFYASVFPDSAVTAVHRAPGDYPSGKQGDVLTVEFTVLGIPCLGLNGGPMFKHTEAFSFQVATADQAETDRYWDAIVGNGGRESQCGWCKDKWGLNWQITPVALSTAISNPDPAAAKRAFAAMMTMRKIDVAAVEAAVRG; from the coding sequence ATGCCGAAGCCCGCGAAGAACACGATTTGCCTGTGGTACGACGGCGGAGCCGAGGAGGCGGCGCGGTTCTACGCCAGCGTCTTCCCCGACTCGGCCGTCACCGCCGTCCACCGCGCCCCGGGCGACTACCCCTCCGGCAAGCAGGGCGACGTGCTCACCGTCGAGTTCACCGTGCTCGGCATCCCCTGCCTCGGGCTCAACGGCGGGCCGATGTTCAAGCACACCGAGGCGTTCTCGTTCCAGGTGGCCACCGCCGACCAGGCCGAGACCGACCGCTACTGGGACGCCATCGTCGGCAACGGCGGCCGGGAGAGCCAGTGCGGCTGGTGCAAGGACAAGTGGGGGCTGAACTGGCAGATCACGCCGGTCGCGCTGTCCACAGCGATTTCGAACCCCGACCCCGCGGCCGCCAAGCGGGCGTTCGCGGCGATGATGACGATGCGGAAGATCGACGTGGCCGCCGTCGAGGCCGCCGTCCGCGGCTGA
- a CDS encoding PEP-CTERM sorting domain-containing protein, which produces MTRFRLAVLAALLAPTAAAAGPISWSYTSSGASEAGYGFDPAALAFTTDEGEVQQIYPANGAYAPWFVSPIPVEGPTLWTHVTLWDTAAAEAYTFRIPVVFSDNEPAPEGEWDTHVPRIGSITPFDVKLGTHKYHVEPGPWLTLNVSVTTTPEPATLLMGAVGLAGVAIPRRRG; this is translated from the coding sequence ATGACCCGATTCCGCCTGGCGGTCCTGGCCGCGCTGCTCGCCCCGACCGCCGCGGCCGCCGGCCCCATCAGCTGGTCCTACACCAGCTCCGGCGCCAGCGAAGCCGGCTACGGGTTCGACCCCGCCGCGCTCGCGTTCACCACCGACGAGGGCGAAGTCCAGCAGATCTACCCGGCCAACGGGGCGTACGCGCCGTGGTTCGTCAGCCCCATTCCCGTCGAGGGGCCGACCCTCTGGACCCACGTGACCCTCTGGGACACCGCCGCCGCCGAGGCGTACACCTTCCGCATCCCGGTCGTCTTCTCCGACAACGAGCCCGCCCCCGAGGGCGAGTGGGACACGCACGTCCCGCGCATCGGCAGTATCACCCCGTTCGACGTGAAGCTCGGCACGCACAAGTACCACGTCGAGCCGGGGCCGTGGCTCACCCTGAACGTCAGCGTCACCACGACCCCGGAGCCGGCGACCCTCCTGATGGGGGCCGTGGGGCTGGCGGGGGTCGCGATCCCGCGGCGGCGCGGCTGA
- a CDS encoding IS630 family transposase yields MIRVHLTVATQSELQALRRDPLPPRVRDRLEMVLLSDAGWSPPRIARHLGCDPQTARAVIHGFNARGVPALYPGKPGPAPNYARRDQVAARLTDLLGQDRTWTAAQLADALRPNGIRLRARQVRRYLARLRAGYRRTASTLEHKQNRPKVARAAAVLGGLQRKAREGRLVLDYLDQCGFAPSLPGGYSWCLPGQRKRVRYEYPQGRRVNVLATYEPLGPAPRLDAVPFERTLTSDDLVAYLRGRPAVGRPRVVVLDNAPIHTSKVVKAARPELAKSGVYLYYLPAYSPELNRIEAVFKQVKHHEIPTRSYATRSDLRAAVEQGFNSYAQKLRPEPGKQLRPAA; encoded by the coding sequence ATGATCCGCGTTCACCTCACCGTTGCGACGCAGTCCGAGTTGCAGGCTCTCCGGCGGGACCCCCTCCCGCCCCGGGTACGGGATCGGCTGGAGATGGTCCTGCTGTCCGACGCCGGGTGGTCCCCGCCCCGGATCGCCCGGCACCTCGGGTGTGACCCGCAGACCGCCCGGGCCGTGATCCACGGGTTCAACGCCCGGGGGGTGCCGGCCCTCTACCCCGGCAAGCCCGGGCCGGCCCCCAACTACGCCCGCCGGGATCAGGTGGCCGCCCGGCTGACCGACCTGCTCGGCCAGGACCGGACGTGGACGGCGGCCCAACTGGCCGACGCCCTCCGCCCCAACGGGATCCGGCTCCGTGCCCGTCAGGTCCGTCGGTACCTCGCCCGACTGCGGGCCGGGTACCGGCGGACGGCCTCGACCCTGGAGCACAAGCAGAACCGGCCCAAGGTCGCCCGGGCGGCGGCCGTCCTGGGCGGCCTGCAACGGAAGGCCCGGGAGGGCCGGCTGGTCCTGGACTATCTCGACCAGTGCGGGTTCGCCCCGTCGCTGCCCGGTGGGTACTCGTGGTGCCTGCCGGGCCAGCGGAAGCGGGTCCGGTACGAGTACCCCCAAGGTCGGCGGGTCAACGTCCTGGCCACCTACGAGCCGCTCGGCCCGGCCCCCCGCTTGGATGCCGTGCCGTTCGAGCGGACGCTCACGTCGGACGACCTCGTGGCCTACCTGCGGGGGAGGCCCGCGGTCGGGCGACCCCGGGTGGTGGTTCTGGACAACGCCCCGATCCACACCAGCAAGGTGGTCAAGGCCGCCCGGCCCGAGCTGGCGAAGTCGGGGGTCTACCTGTACTACCTGCCGGCGTACAGCCCCGAGTTGAACCGGATCGAGGCCGTGTTCAAGCAGGTCAAGCACCACGAGATCCCGACCCGCAGTTACGCCACCCGGTCCGATCTGCGGGCGGCCGTCGAGCAGGGCTTCAACTCATATGCCCAAAAGCTCCGCCCAGAACCTGGGAAACAACTACGGCCGGCTGCTTAG
- the glgX gene encoding glycogen debranching protein GlgX, whose amino-acid sequence MPEYRTSRGRPLPLGALTLPDGVNFALLCRHGTDVTLVILPEAGGNKPLAEFRLSGKRHRTGDHWHVAVHGLPEVFCYGWRVDGPKGQRNRFDPSRLLLDPSARIISAGESWAATCETDPARTSRRSLYRRHARYDWGDDAPPLTPLEDSVVYEVHVRGFTCDPSSGVRFPGTYAGLIEKIPYLQDLGVTAVELMPVFEWDECDCPFTDPTTGEKMTNFWGYQPIGFAAPKAALAATARDHGQLTEFRDMVKAFHEAGIEVILDVVFNHTGEGNDHGRTYSFRGLDNELYYLLGENGDYLNYSGCGNTVNCNHPVVRDMMMHCLRYWVGEMHVDGFRFDLASVLGRDRRGNVMIDPPVIESITEDGVLADTKLIAEPWDAAGLYQVGGFPFGRRWSEWNGKYRDDVRRFWRGDTGLAGVLAARVCGSADIYQWSSRLPRHTVNFVTCHDGFTLNDLVSYNGKHNEANGEENRDGLDDNCSWNCGAEGPTDDPAVRALRARQARNMMATMMLSQGVPMLLAGDEFLRTQRGNNNAWCQDNAVSWVDWSLAETNADFLRFTREMIALRKRHPALRRRRFFVGPVGQMVPGLDTISFPPGGPVRPADAGLPPTATGDATAAARRSGEWATAGLADIHWHGVEPFRPDFGEGARTLAFALDGRFTGRELDDDYRMDTDFYVAMNSWIDPVEFVVPRSPTRRPWRRVVDTAAEPPGDFLAEGTGPVIAEGEVLRLAAHSLVVLVSEP is encoded by the coding sequence ATGCCCGAGTACCGCACCAGCCGCGGCCGGCCGCTCCCGCTCGGCGCTCTTACGCTGCCGGACGGCGTCAACTTCGCCCTCCTGTGCCGTCACGGCACCGACGTGACGCTCGTCATCCTACCCGAGGCCGGCGGGAACAAGCCGCTCGCGGAGTTCAGGCTGTCGGGGAAGCGGCACCGCACCGGCGACCACTGGCACGTCGCGGTTCACGGCCTGCCGGAAGTATTCTGCTACGGGTGGCGGGTGGACGGGCCGAAGGGGCAGCGCAACCGGTTCGACCCGTCGCGGCTCCTGCTCGACCCGTCGGCGCGCATCATCTCCGCCGGCGAGAGCTGGGCCGCGACGTGCGAGACCGACCCGGCCCGCACCAGCCGCCGTAGCCTCTACCGCCGCCACGCCCGCTACGACTGGGGCGACGACGCCCCGCCGCTGACGCCGCTCGAAGACAGTGTCGTCTACGAGGTCCACGTCCGCGGGTTCACCTGCGACCCGTCGAGCGGCGTGCGGTTCCCCGGCACCTACGCCGGGCTCATCGAGAAGATCCCGTACCTCCAGGACCTCGGGGTCACGGCGGTGGAGCTCATGCCGGTGTTCGAGTGGGACGAGTGCGACTGCCCGTTCACCGACCCGACGACCGGCGAGAAGATGACGAACTTCTGGGGCTACCAGCCGATCGGGTTCGCGGCCCCGAAGGCGGCGCTCGCCGCGACGGCCCGCGACCACGGCCAGCTGACCGAGTTCCGCGACATGGTGAAGGCGTTCCACGAGGCCGGCATCGAGGTGATCCTCGACGTGGTGTTCAACCACACCGGCGAGGGGAACGACCACGGCCGGACGTACTCGTTCCGCGGGCTCGACAACGAGTTGTACTACCTCCTCGGCGAGAACGGCGACTACCTGAATTACTCCGGCTGCGGCAACACGGTGAACTGCAACCACCCGGTCGTCCGCGACATGATGATGCACTGCCTGCGGTACTGGGTGGGCGAGATGCACGTGGACGGGTTTCGGTTCGACCTGGCGAGCGTGCTCGGCCGCGACCGCCGCGGCAACGTCATGATCGACCCGCCGGTGATCGAGTCCATCACCGAGGACGGCGTGCTGGCCGACACGAAGCTGATCGCCGAGCCGTGGGACGCGGCGGGGCTGTACCAGGTCGGCGGGTTCCCGTTCGGCCGGCGGTGGAGCGAGTGGAACGGCAAGTACCGCGACGACGTGCGCCGCTTCTGGCGCGGCGACACCGGCCTCGCCGGCGTGCTCGCGGCCCGCGTCTGCGGCAGCGCCGACATCTACCAGTGGAGCAGCCGATTGCCGCGGCACACGGTCAACTTCGTGACCTGCCACGACGGCTTCACCCTCAACGACCTGGTGAGCTACAACGGCAAGCACAACGAGGCCAACGGCGAGGAGAACCGCGACGGGCTGGACGACAACTGCTCGTGGAACTGCGGCGCCGAGGGTCCGACCGACGACCCCGCGGTGCGGGCGCTGCGGGCGCGGCAGGCGCGGAACATGATGGCGACGATGATGCTGTCGCAGGGCGTGCCGATGCTGCTGGCCGGCGACGAGTTCCTGCGGACGCAGCGCGGCAACAACAACGCCTGGTGCCAGGACAACGCCGTCAGCTGGGTGGACTGGTCGCTGGCCGAGACGAACGCCGACTTCCTCCGCTTCACCCGCGAGATGATCGCCCTGAGGAAGCGGCACCCGGCGCTGCGGCGGCGGCGGTTCTTCGTCGGCCCGGTCGGGCAGATGGTGCCGGGGCTGGACACGATCTCGTTCCCGCCCGGCGGCCCGGTCCGCCCGGCCGACGCGGGCCTGCCGCCGACCGCGACCGGCGACGCGACGGCCGCGGCGCGCCGCTCCGGCGAGTGGGCGACGGCCGGCCTGGCGGACATCCACTGGCACGGGGTGGAGCCGTTCCGGCCCGACTTCGGCGAGGGCGCGCGGACGCTGGCGTTCGCGCTGGACGGCCGCTTCACAGGCCGCGAGCTGGACGACGACTACCGCATGGACACCGACTTCTACGTGGCGATGAACTCGTGGATCGACCCGGTGGAGTTCGTGGTGCCGCGATCGCCGACGCGCCGGCCGTGGCGCCGCGTGGTGGACACCGCCGCGGAACCGCCCGGCGATTTCCTTGCGGAAGGGACCGGCCCGGTGATCGCGGAGGGCGAGGTGTTGCGGCTGGCGGCGCACTCGCTGGTCGTGCTGGTGAGCGAGCCGTGA
- a CDS encoding cystathionine beta-synthase, translating into MHDTILQSIGRTPLVKLRRVTAGLAPTIAAKLESLNPGGSTKDRVAVAMIADAEKRGWLRPGGTIIEATAGNTGVGLAMAAAVKGYRCVFVLPDKMSSEKIALLRAYGAEVVITATNVPPDSPDSYNGVADRLAREIPGAWRPNQFTNLSNPEAHYRTTGPEIWEQTDGRVTHVVGGVGTGGSLTGVGKYLKEMNPDVKVIGADPEGSVLSGGSPAAWKVEGIGEDFVPRTFNSQLVDDWVRIGDAESFHTAREVSRREGMLVGGSCGTAIAAALRYARRLTASDLVVVLCPDTGRNYLSKMYDDSWLAANNLQMVPEVPHTVAELLAGRGDRPLVTIAPTATAADAADLFRSRGISQLPVLDRGKPVGSVHEVTLARVLHDHRDPAKVTVGEVMARPLPQLDVGTHLDEAYRLLLSGNTGVLATLNGEVVGIVTRMDLIDYWTRQRSSGDGK; encoded by the coding sequence GTGCACGACACCATTCTCCAGTCCATCGGCCGCACGCCGCTCGTGAAGCTGCGGCGCGTCACGGCCGGGCTCGCCCCCACGATCGCGGCCAAGCTCGAATCGCTGAACCCCGGCGGCAGCACCAAGGACCGCGTCGCCGTCGCCATGATCGCCGACGCCGAGAAGCGCGGCTGGCTGCGGCCCGGCGGCACCATCATCGAGGCCACCGCCGGCAACACCGGCGTCGGCCTGGCGATGGCCGCGGCCGTGAAGGGCTACCGCTGCGTGTTCGTGCTCCCCGACAAGATGAGCAGCGAGAAGATCGCCCTGCTGCGGGCCTACGGCGCGGAGGTGGTCATCACCGCGACGAACGTGCCCCCCGACTCGCCGGACAGTTACAACGGCGTCGCCGACCGGCTGGCCCGCGAGATCCCCGGGGCGTGGCGGCCGAACCAGTTCACGAACCTGTCGAACCCCGAAGCGCACTACCGCACCACCGGCCCCGAAATCTGGGAGCAGACCGACGGCCGCGTCACGCACGTCGTCGGCGGTGTGGGCACCGGCGGCAGCCTCACCGGCGTGGGCAAGTACCTGAAGGAGATGAACCCGGACGTAAAAGTGATCGGGGCGGACCCCGAGGGGTCGGTGTTGTCCGGCGGCTCGCCGGCGGCGTGGAAGGTGGAGGGGATCGGCGAGGACTTCGTGCCGCGGACGTTCAACTCGCAGCTGGTGGACGACTGGGTCCGCATCGGCGACGCCGAGAGCTTCCACACCGCCCGCGAGGTGTCGCGGCGCGAAGGGATGCTGGTCGGCGGGTCGTGCGGCACGGCGATCGCCGCGGCCCTCCGCTACGCCCGCCGGCTGACGGCGTCCGACCTGGTGGTGGTGCTGTGCCCGGACACGGGTCGGAACTACCTGAGCAAGATGTACGACGACAGCTGGCTGGCCGCGAACAACCTCCAGATGGTGCCCGAGGTGCCGCACACGGTGGCCGAGCTGCTCGCCGGCCGCGGCGACCGGCCGCTCGTGACCATCGCCCCGACGGCGACCGCGGCCGACGCGGCGGACCTGTTCCGGTCGCGCGGCATCTCGCAGCTGCCGGTGCTGGACCGCGGCAAGCCGGTCGGCAGCGTCCACGAGGTGACGCTGGCGCGGGTGCTGCACGACCACCGCGACCCGGCGAAGGTGACGGTCGGCGAGGTGATGGCCCGCCCGCTGCCGCAGCTGGACGTGGGGACGCACCTGGACGAGGCGTACCGGCTGCTGCTGTCCGGCAACACCGGGGTGCTGGCGACGCTGAACGGCGAGGTCGTCGGGATCGTGACGCGGATGGACCTCATCGACTACTGGACGCGGCAACGTTCGTCGGGAGACGGCAAGTGA
- the tnpC gene encoding IS66 family transposase — protein sequence MDEPACPGCRELLQRVAALEARVAELTRKLEDALRAGKRQAAPFRKGPPKPDPKTPGRKSGAAHGTHGHRPPPPPDQIAECHDAHLPDACPHCPGRIVETGTADQFQTDIPRRPLVRKFRIHVGHCDTCGKRTQGRHPLQTSDALGAAASQVGPDAQAAAATLHTRMGLSHGKVAAVFDALFGITLTRGASAQINLRAATRLEPDYHLILGEVRTSEQIAADETGWRIGGHPAWLHAWVGDRATAYAIDSQRSAAVLERVIGVDWSGILSHDGFASYDRFEGAIHQQCVAHVLRRARDLLATATRGAVRFPRQVIALLTEAIHWRNGYAPGAWTSDQLEEHREGFDDRLRRLVLRPRAVPAHATLARHLWRHFEQWFGFVFDPRVEPTNWAAEQAIRPAVVNRKVWGGNRTAAGAWAQGVLMSVLETCRRRGHAVVDYISQTLRAAGNGLVPRPVLLPTG from the coding sequence ATGGACGAGCCCGCGTGTCCCGGCTGCCGGGAACTCCTCCAACGCGTCGCCGCTCTCGAAGCCCGGGTCGCCGAGCTGACCCGGAAGCTCGAGGACGCACTCCGCGCGGGCAAGCGGCAGGCCGCCCCGTTCCGCAAAGGTCCGCCCAAGCCCGACCCGAAGACGCCCGGCCGCAAGTCGGGCGCCGCCCACGGTACCCACGGCCACCGGCCCCCGCCGCCGCCCGACCAGATCGCCGAGTGCCACGACGCCCACCTCCCCGACGCCTGCCCGCACTGCCCGGGCCGCATCGTCGAGACCGGCACCGCCGACCAGTTCCAGACCGACATCCCACGCCGCCCGCTCGTGCGGAAGTTCCGCATCCACGTCGGTCACTGCGACACGTGCGGCAAGCGGACCCAGGGCCGGCACCCGCTCCAGACGTCCGACGCCCTCGGCGCGGCCGCCAGCCAGGTCGGCCCCGACGCCCAGGCCGCGGCCGCGACCTTGCACACCCGGATGGGGCTGTCGCACGGCAAGGTGGCCGCCGTCTTCGACGCCCTGTTCGGCATCACGCTCACCCGCGGGGCCAGCGCCCAGATCAACCTCCGGGCGGCGACGCGACTCGAACCGGACTACCACCTCATCCTCGGTGAGGTGCGGACGTCCGAGCAGATCGCGGCCGACGAGACGGGGTGGCGGATCGGGGGGCACCCCGCCTGGCTCCACGCCTGGGTCGGTGACCGGGCCACCGCGTACGCCATCGACTCCCAGCGCAGTGCGGCCGTCCTGGAGCGGGTCATCGGCGTGGACTGGTCGGGCATCCTGAGCCACGACGGTTTCGCCTCGTACGACCGGTTCGAGGGCGCGATCCATCAGCAGTGCGTGGCCCACGTGCTGCGGCGCGCCCGCGACCTGCTGGCGACGGCCACCCGGGGAGCCGTGCGGTTCCCGCGGCAGGTGATCGCGTTGCTCACGGAGGCGATCCACTGGCGGAACGGGTACGCGCCCGGGGCGTGGACGTCGGACCAGTTGGAGGAGCACCGGGAGGGGTTCGACGACCGGTTGCGGCGGCTGGTGCTCCGGCCGCGTGCGGTCCCGGCGCACGCCACGCTGGCGCGGCACCTGTGGCGTCACTTCGAGCAGTGGTTCGGGTTCGTGTTCGACCCGCGGGTCGAGCCGACGAACTGGGCGGCCGAGCAGGCGATCCGGCCGGCGGTGGTGAACCGGAAGGTGTGGGGCGGGAACCGAACGGCGGCTGGCGCGTGGGCGCAGGGGGTGCTGATGTCAGTACTGGAGACGTGCCGGCGACGGGGTCATGCGGTCGTGGACTACATCAGCCAGACGCTCCGCGCGGCCGGCAACGGGCTGGTCCCGCGACCGGTGCTACTGCCGACGGGCTAA
- a CDS encoding addiction module protein, protein MTVESLLRQAEALTPDERRELAARLMEAEPADDAPVTDSQLAEFRRRDAEMDADPSKRLPWEEVYAATMKRLGQ, encoded by the coding sequence ATGACGGTGGAATCGCTGCTGCGCCAGGCCGAGGCGCTGACCCCCGACGAGCGCCGCGAGCTCGCGGCGCGGCTGATGGAGGCGGAGCCGGCGGATGACGCGCCGGTCACCGACTCGCAACTCGCCGAGTTCCGGCGGCGCGACGCCGAGATGGACGCCGACCCGAGCAAGCGGCTTCCGTGGGAGGAGGTCTACGCGGCCACGATGAAGAGGCTCGGACAATGA
- a CDS encoding type II toxin-antitoxin system RelE/ParE family toxin gives MSLPVEIHADAQAEFDEAVDWFQGLRSGSGVAFARAVKQTLDRIAAQPRMHAVVSDDYRRAPVTGYPYYRVFYRELADRVRIVSVFHTSRDPSVWQGRV, from the coding sequence ATGAGCCTGCCGGTCGAGATTCACGCCGACGCGCAGGCCGAATTCGACGAGGCGGTCGATTGGTTTCAGGGCTTGCGGTCCGGGTCGGGTGTGGCGTTTGCCCGTGCAGTGAAGCAGACTCTCGATCGGATCGCCGCCCAACCGCGGATGCACGCCGTCGTGTCCGACGACTACCGCCGCGCGCCAGTCACAGGCTACCCGTACTACCGGGTGTTCTACCGTGAGTTGGCCGACCGCGTCCGAATCGTGTCGGTGTTCCACACCAGCCGCGACCCGTCCGTGTGGCAGGGCCGGGTTTAG
- a CDS encoding dihydroorotase has translation MSTLLLRNGRVIDAAQNLDRVADLWLDGTKVLGVGPQPGRAADRTLDCTGLIVSPGLIDMHVHLREPGREEDETIATGTAAAVAGGVTSVACMPNTEPALDSRAMAEFVILQAKRAGNCNVFPIGAVTKNREGKELAELGGLVEGGAVAFTDDGAPVYSAEIMRRALEYCRMLDKAVLVHAEILELTVGGVMNEGLVSTSLGLRGMPAVAEDIMIARDIMLSELTGGRCHILHVSTAGGVDLIRQGRAKGVKISGEACPHHFILTDDELRRFDSNYKMSPPLRTRKDADALIAGLKDGTLSVLATDHAPHAPEKKERELDQAPNGILGLETFLPLCVTHLIEPGHLTWPQMLEKMTVNPARVLSINRGTLQPGVPADVTVIDPTATWTIDKAASKSKSRNTPFDGCKVTGRAVATIVNGAVKMSQLG, from the coding sequence ATGAGTACCCTCCTCCTCCGCAACGGCCGCGTCATCGACGCCGCGCAGAACCTCGACCGGGTCGCCGACCTGTGGCTCGACGGCACCAAGGTGCTCGGCGTCGGCCCGCAGCCCGGCCGCGCCGCCGACCGCACCCTCGACTGCACCGGGCTCATCGTGTCGCCCGGCCTCATCGACATGCACGTCCACCTCCGCGAGCCCGGCCGCGAGGAGGACGAGACCATCGCCACCGGCACCGCCGCCGCCGTCGCGGGGGGCGTCACGTCGGTGGCGTGCATGCCGAACACAGAGCCGGCGCTCGACAGCCGGGCCATGGCCGAGTTCGTGATTCTTCAGGCGAAGCGGGCGGGGAACTGCAACGTCTTCCCGATCGGCGCGGTGACGAAGAACCGCGAGGGGAAGGAGCTGGCCGAGCTCGGCGGGCTGGTCGAGGGCGGGGCGGTCGCCTTCACCGACGACGGCGCCCCGGTCTACTCCGCGGAGATCATGCGGCGGGCGCTCGAGTACTGCCGGATGCTCGACAAGGCCGTCCTCGTTCACGCCGAAATCCTGGAGCTGACCGTCGGCGGCGTGATGAACGAGGGACTCGTGAGCACGTCGCTGGGCCTGCGCGGGATGCCGGCGGTGGCCGAGGACATCATGATCGCGCGGGACATCATGCTGTCGGAGCTGACCGGCGGCCGCTGCCACATCCTCCACGTCTCGACGGCCGGCGGCGTGGACCTGATCCGCCAGGGCCGGGCGAAGGGCGTGAAGATCAGCGGCGAGGCGTGCCCGCACCACTTCATCCTGACCGACGACGAGCTGCGCCGCTTCGACAGCAACTACAAGATGTCGCCGCCGCTGCGCACCCGGAAGGACGCCGACGCGCTGATCGCGGGGCTGAAGGACGGCACGCTGTCGGTGCTGGCGACGGACCACGCCCCGCACGCGCCGGAGAAGAAGGAGCGCGAGCTGGACCAGGCGCCGAACGGCATCCTGGGACTGGAGACGTTCCTGCCGCTGTGCGTGACGCACCTGATCGAGCCGGGCCACCTGACGTGGCCGCAAATGCTGGAGAAGATGACGGTGAACCCGGCGCGGGTGCTGAGCATCAACCGCGGCACGCTGCAGCCGGGGGTGCCGGCCGACGTGACGGTGATCGACCCGACGGCGACGTGGACGATCGACAAGGCGGCGTCGAAGTCGAAGAGCCGCAACACGCCGTTCGACGGCTGCAAGGTGACGGGACGGGCCGTGGCGACAATCGTGAACGGGGCGGTGAAGATGAGCCAGCTGGGGTGA
- a CDS encoding cystathionine gamma-synthase, whose translation MSSNHDGHGFSTRAIHAGQPADPTSGATVVPISVSSTFTQAAPGEHKGYDYARSGNPTRTALETCLAALEGGERGLAFASGLAATTAVLQSLLKPGDNVLAAADLYGGTFRLLERVFKPWGVTATYTDDPTPAGFASKFTPQTKMVWIETPTNPLLQILDIAALAELAHSRGALLVVDNTFASPYLQQPLALGADVVVHSTTKYLGGHSDVIGGAVVGPAKLLEPVKFFQNAAGGVPGPFDSYLVLRGIKTLAVRMDRHCANAAELAAWLTTQKGVAKVFYPGLPEHAGHAVAARQMRAFGGMISVRVAGGMDGARRFTTATKLFSLAESLGGVESLVNHPATMTHASIPKAVREARGVDDGLVRLSVGIEDVADLRADLAGALARVAG comes from the coding sequence GTGAGCTCGAACCACGACGGCCACGGCTTCAGCACCCGCGCCATCCACGCCGGCCAGCCGGCCGACCCGACCAGCGGCGCCACCGTGGTGCCGATCTCCGTCAGCTCGACGTTCACCCAGGCGGCCCCCGGCGAGCACAAGGGGTACGACTACGCCCGCAGCGGCAACCCCACCCGCACCGCCCTCGAAACGTGCCTCGCCGCCCTCGAAGGCGGCGAGCGCGGCCTCGCCTTCGCGTCCGGCCTCGCGGCCACGACTGCGGTGCTGCAAAGCCTCCTCAAGCCCGGAGACAACGTCCTCGCCGCGGCCGACCTGTACGGCGGCACCTTCCGCCTGCTCGAGCGCGTCTTCAAGCCGTGGGGCGTCACCGCGACGTACACCGACGACCCCACGCCCGCCGGCTTCGCCTCGAAGTTCACGCCGCAGACGAAGATGGTGTGGATCGAGACGCCGACCAACCCACTGCTGCAAATCCTGGACATCGCCGCACTCGCGGAGCTGGCCCACAGCCGCGGGGCGCTGCTGGTCGTGGACAACACGTTCGCGTCGCCGTACCTGCAGCAGCCGCTCGCGCTCGGCGCCGACGTCGTTGTCCACAGCACCACCAAGTACCTCGGCGGCCACTCGGACGTGATCGGCGGCGCGGTCGTCGGCCCGGCGAAGCTGCTGGAGCCGGTGAAGTTCTTCCAGAACGCGGCCGGCGGCGTGCCGGGGCCGTTCGACAGCTACCTCGTGCTCCGCGGCATCAAGACGCTCGCCGTTCGGATGGACCGCCACTGCGCGAACGCGGCCGAGCTGGCCGCGTGGCTGACGACGCAGAAGGGCGTCGCGAAGGTGTTCTACCCCGGTCTTCCGGAGCACGCCGGCCACGCCGTCGCGGCCCGGCAGATGCGCGCGTTCGGCGGCATGATCTCGGTCCGCGTCGCCGGCGGGATGGACGGCGCACGCCGGTTCACGACCGCGACGAAGCTGTTCAGCCTGGCCGAGAGCCTGGGTGGCGTCGAGTCGCTGGTGAACCACCCGGCGACGATGACGCACGCGAGCATCCCGAAGGCCGTGCGCGAGGCCCGCGGCGTGGACGACGGACTGGTCCGGCTGAGCGTCGGGATCGAGGACGTGGCCGACCTGCGGGCCGACCTCGCGGGGGCGCTGGCGCGGGTGGCCGGCTGA